The region ATTTATAGAAAAAGCtgcactagaaaaaaaatagtccaTAATTAAACAGAAGACGACCAGATTGCTGCTGTTGTAAGGGACCCTGTATATCACCAAATAAATACATGAGATCAAGGCAGTGGAGATGCAAGTCAGATCAAACAGCACACAAATGGAAGAAATCTGCAGGCTTTACAGCTTGGCTGTGCCCTGTTTGTCTCGCTGACAAATGCATGATATGATGATCACTATTAAATAGTCTGCATAGCTGTTAATTCTACATGTACAAAGATTCTTAAGGAGACACTCTAAACCTTTACTAGTGTTTAATTGCCTCTGGACTTTTGCTGCTTTCAGGAGCAAAGCTGTCAAGCCAAGCCTAGGATGAAAGGAGAAATGTGAAGAATGTGAAGACTTTTAATAATGGCAGCTATTTCGTACCCATTTGAAAAACAGGCACAGATGAAGTGTCTGCCCAGCCCTGTCTGGTTCCAGAGTAGAGACTAAAAGATTCCTCATCAGAGGGATGCATTTTGGCTCTTTCTGATGCACAGTGTAGTTGTGTTTTACTCCTGTGTGTAACGGTATGAACAGGCattcagcagggctgcagcgGGAGTTGACAGAGATTTGACATGAGTATGCTGTTGCCCTCCTCCTCCGCTAATACATACTTTGTACATAATTGCAGTGACTGTAGCAAGTAGTCATCTGAGGAATGTGTGAGAATGCTGGTTTAGGAGCAGGTCCCACCACGCTGATCACTTACCCAGCTAGCACACATGGGAGTACTTCACATTACTCTGTAGTGACATTTCAGTCTGGAAATCTTGCCAGTTGACAAGGTACCTGCTTCCAGCTTTATGAaggaagagaggggaagaaaagcaaatcataTGTGTTCAAAATAGCTCCTGTTTCATTCTGTATCCCTCCAATGAACAGAATTACTCCTTCATGTATATTATAAAGGAATAGTAGTGCTTTAATAGACATGTTTCTCTCTATCCATAAAGTAGATGGACAGATAAATAGACAGaagcactgaattttaagttGGGCTGCATTGATCTGGGTCTTGTAGATGGAAGTCTTCACATTTCGGAGTAATACTTCTTGGTACAAAATGCAACAAATGGATATTAAATCAGGAACAGCGGTAAGAAAGGGAAGCTTTATTCAcatgctccctcctcctcactgcTAGGTGTATGTACCCTGGAGCCACCCTTTTACATTGTGACAGAGTACATGCCCTATGGGAACCTGCTAGACTATTTACGGGAATGCAACCGGGAGGAAGTGAGTGCTGTTGTGCTACTCTACATGGCCACTCAGATCTCTTCTGCTATGGAGTACCTCGAGAAGAAGAACTTCATTCACAGGTGGGTAAAGTCATGTTGAGCTGGTACAGTTTCAGATTGCAATGATGAACAGGCCACCAGCATGGTGGCCCAGGAATTCCTCCTTTTTTGAGGAGGTTTCTTCCAGAGTTAGGTTTTACCCTGGCTTATCCATTGGCTGTTTTGGTTTCAGTACTGTCTTCCGTAGCGCACTTACACTCTTGTGCACAACTGCCTGACAGCTATGAAAGTTGGTCTTGTCCTGTTCTGATGTACCCCCCTATATGCAAGACATTGTCAACCCCAAGTCCTGTTTTAATCCAGTCAGATAAAGCTGTGCCATAAAGCTGTTACCAGTGTGCGATGAGCTGCTGATCTCATCCTGTTCTCAGGAAACAAACACTTCTCATCATAACAGCTATCGTTACTGGAAGTTTAACAGAATTTAAAGAATGAACCCTAATCCTGACTTACCTTATCACTCCTAAGAATAAGTCTTCTCAATTTCTGACACTGTTCAGAGCAAAGCTCGCATTGCCTTTACCTGCTGTATAGAGTGCTTCCCGATTCAGAAGAGAGGTACAGGCTCTGCAACCACAAGACTGTTCAAAAGCCCTGCTCTGGCTCCAGTAAAGgagtctgctttttttccctttgtacaGAGACCTGGCAGCACGGAACTGCTTAGTTGGAGAAAATCACGTGGTGAAGGTGGCTGACTTTGGCTTAAGTCGACTTATGACTGGAGACACCTACACAGCTCATGCTGGAGCCAAGTTCCCAATCAAATGGACGGCTCCTGAGAGCCTGGCCTATAACACCTTTTCAATCAAATCGGATGTGTGGGGTAAGAAAACTCCACTTCAGTGTTCTGCTcgttttcattttctctgccagCCTAGACAGGAATTTGCTTTCTGGCCTGGGCAGAAACGTGGGGAGAAGGCAGTCACATGCCAACCCACAGCTTCGTGAATCAATAGCATTTTTAGCATGTAATGTCTTCACCTAGACTGGCTCgaaatatttgcaagaaaatgatGCTGCCTCAAGCTGCAGTAAAGGCCACAACGTAATGAGCAACACAAGACGGGGGGCAGACATATGACtaggaattttgttttcctccttttgcagcCTTTGGGGTGCTGTTGTGGGAGATTGCTACCTATGGGATGTCACCATACCCAGGCATTGACCTCTCTCAGGTATATGATCTGCTGGAAAAGGGCTATCGGATGGAACAACCAGAGGGGTGCCCTCCAAAGGTTTATGAACTGATGAGGGCATGTGAGTATCTTCTTCCAGTTTGGGGGACAAAGCCTGGGAAGGGTGGGAGAAATCTGTAGTTAACTCTGAAGTCCTTGCTGCTTATGTGCCATTTTGTTAGCTAATGTGGAAAAGGCCCCCTCACCTGAGACATACCTGGTTATTGATGCAAAATGAGTCTGGTCTCTAGGGAACAAGAATTCACTCTCAAAAACTGTCATCTCTGAGTACAGCCAGATAGTACTTTGTGGCTAATTGCAGTGGTATTTTGTCAGTAGGGCTCTTACTCTGGAATCACCAAAATAGAAGAACAGTTCTCTGCAAACTGAGACAGACATGTAGTTGACAAAGTTGCACAAAATGCATCCTCCAGGCATGCTCCTTAGTATCAGCCGTGAAAAGCTCCCTAGTGCTCCATAACAAATTGAAAATCTACTAATAAAAGACCAAAAGATACAACAGTGTGCTGCAGGAAGAGAGCAACAGAGTTTCAGGGCATTGCCAATCTCCTTCAGAGTAGAGAATATATTGGGTGAAAGGCTGAAGATCCTAGTGAGCAAACCAGGCTGTGGTGCTGAGTAAGGTAAGCAGCTCTGAGCAGAGAGGCCCTGTTAGTATGACCAGGGTGGGAAGAGACTTCTTGGTGCTAACTCAAGCAATCTGTGTGGCCCTCAGCATACGAGACAGACAAACTAGGGCTTAAGGGGCAGTTCTACAGCGTGTAGAATTCCGTTCAACAGAATGTTGCCTGGAGCTTTGCACACAAAAACACTGGGTTAGATGAGTTCAGTCCAAACAGCCGGGGTAGCAAACGTGGAATTGTTCTTTGCCAAAAAAATTCAGGAAGAGGAATGAGAGATCAGAAAAAGCTGAGGCGTtggcagagagctgggattTTTAGAATCGATTCCTTCCTCTCAAGACCTGTTTGTTAGGATACAATAGGGTGACTGACTGCTGCTATGAATTAATATCTGTGAATGACTCTAAAGCCTGTTTAATAGTAGGAGATCAGAGTCTGACTGCAGTTGAGAAAGCTTAcatgttttctgtctccttgaacacagtaaaaaaaatcatctcctACCTGTTTCAGGCATTGAGACTTACTCTGCTTTCTCACATTGCAGGTTGGAAGTGGAACCCACCAGACCGACCTTCCTTTGCTGAGACCCACCAGGCCTTTGAAACCATGTTCCACGACTCGAGCATCTCAGAGGGTGAGAGCCCCTCTTGTGTACTTCTGAAACAGTATTGGAGTTTATCCCCCAGAGAGCTCTCTCTTATGGATGGGCTTTTAAGGCTCATCTGCTAGCTGTGGAGGTTGTGAGAAGCTTTGCCccttaattaatttcttaactATAAGTCTGCAAATACATGCTCTTAGTTGGTGCACAAATACTAAATAATCTTAGACATATACCAGGGCAGGAGAACCAAGATGCCAAAGAGGTAATTTAAAGAATATTGTCTCTATTAGAGCAAGCAACTCTGTTTCCTGGACTGAAGTGTAAGGAATAGTGAGTGATGCTGAGAAAGATGTATTATGCATATCACAGTCCACTACTGACTGCAGCAATTAGGTCATGAAATGCTGTTctatcagctttcatttttaaaaagtgtgccTTAATCTCTGAATTTTCTACTTAGCTACTTCTAGGAACGAATCTTTGCAACTCAACTCTCAAACGTAATCAACTAGTAGGTAAATACTGGTGAGAAGTGTGATACGAGACAGCAGACAAGCAGAACTGTCTCAGCAtcatctacatttttaaattaaatacgAAGCTGATTCATCCACTTCCCTaccacagaaaaaacacaccagATGGAACTCTACCAGGGAAGATCTGTAACAGGCACATCAAGTGACCCATACAAATGCCAACCTGGGTGTGGCCAGgaggttgtgtttttttctttttcaattacaTACCTTATGTTGCACGTTTTCCCTCCAAACATCAGTCTGCCTTTCTAGTAGGGAAGTGCGGTGCATTGCCTCAAGCAAAGCAGCTTAGATCCAGATCCAGAGAGGACACAAGGACACAACTTTTTGGGGATCCCAGGAGCATCAACAGGAGGCaccttaattaaaaacagaagcaaatgcaTTTAGTGCTGGCTTTAGCTCTTGAGTAATCCTTAACCCAGCAGAGAACTATATTCGTACCAGACCTCTTGTcactgtttggggtttttttgctgaatttgtAAAGACGTAAATGAGTTTGAAAGCATTATGAAAACCATCTTTCTTACCCTGAATGCCCCCGGACTACTTGAGCAAAAACTAAATCCATAAACGACGTATCTCTCAGTCACATATCTCCTCTTGCCAGTCTGGGTTTGCAGTAAAGAcccaggttttcttttcctcttcccctgctgGTCTCTGTTCCAACTATTccctttttggtgttttttttttttttgttttgttttgtttttctttgcagaggtAGCAGAGGAGCTTGGAAGAAcagcctcctcctcttccataGTTCCTTACTTGCCCCGGTTACCAATGCTTCCCTCCAAGACTAGAACACTGAAGAAACAGGCAGAGAACAAGGAGAACATTGAAGGAACACAAGATACTGTGGAGCACTCAGCCTCCAGCTCAGCACCAGGTACGGGCACTGGGATGGTGGCAGCGAGGCCATGTGTTCTGGGATAGGTTTGCTGCTGGTGGAAATTGCCAGAGAAACAGTAAACAGAACATGACACAGGAAGGTGCTTTGCGCTGCTATATCATTAGGGCTGTTGGCCACCTCAGCACCCCGATTATTTATTAGCAAATAGAAAGCACTGCAGCTTGCTCAATGTTCTTTTAGCAAatctcactgtatttttttctttgaaatttagttttgctggttttttttaaatgacagcttCAAAACTAAAGTTGACAATGCAAcaagagattttcttttatacttGTGGTatttggggaaggaggagggaactacaggaaaggaataagaaagtggaaaaaaagagcaacttcACTTTCTCCTGACCAATCTCCTAAGTGACCTCCTCAGTATAGACAACAGACAAGTCATGCGtacagaattggaaaaaaataataaaaaaataatcaaaagcaCGCCAGCcttgcacaaaaataaaagtgctaACTTCCTCTCTCTATCTCTGCAGAACCTGGGCAGTTAAACATGCCAGGCCAATAAGCCCACTGCAGGGTAGGGAAGTGGAAATGGAAATTGATTTGCAGATTCAcacttgtttcttccttttaggTTTTATCAGAAGCACACAGCCACCAAGTGGGTCTCCCGCTCTGCCTCGCAAGCAGAGGGACAAGTCACCCAGCAGCCTGTTGGAGGATGCCAAAGAGACCACTTTCACCAGGGACAGAAAAGGTGGCTTCTTCAGCTCCTTTATGAAGAAGAGGAATGCTCCTACACCTCCCAAGCGCAGCAGTTCCTTCCGGGAGATGGAGAATCAGCCCCATAAGAAATACGAGCTGACGGGTAACTTTTCATCTGTTGCTTCCTTGCAGCATGTGGATGGGTTCTCTTTTGCTCCCACGCAGCAGGATGCAAGCCTGGCGCCACCCAAGTGCTATGGCGGGGGCTTTGTGCAGAGGACTTTCTACAGCGATGATGGCACTGGTACCAGCAGTGGTGGGGGTGTAAGCACTGGTGGTGGGTGGTCGGGCATCACTGGTTTCTTTACGCCACGCTTGATTAAAAAGACACTGGGTTTACGAGCGGGAAAACCCACTGGCAATGAAGAAGCTTCAAAGCCTTTTCCAAGGTCAAACTCTACATCTTCCATGTCCTCAGGGCTTCCAGAGCAGGATAGGATGGCAATGACCCTTCCCAGAAATTCCCAGAGATCAAAAATCCAGCTGGAACGGACAGTGTCCACCTCCTCTCAGCCCGATGAGAGCACGGGGAGGGCCAATGACCTGCTTCCCAAAAGGTTTGAAGAAGGCCCTGCTTTGACCAGAGAGAGACCAAAAGCAAAACTCTTGCCGAGGGGTGCCACAGCACTCCCTTTCCGAACCCCCTCTGGattggaagaaaaggagggtcCAGGCCTAGCAGCAGCTCCTaagggcaaagaaaaaaacagtgtcCCACGGCAAGGGGCCCTTGAGGATGGCGAGAGGCCAGGGTGGTCATCTCCAGTAAAGGCTGCAGCAATACTTCCAACCACTCATAACCACAAAGTGCCAGTCCTAATCTCACCCACTCTAAAACACTGTCCAGCAGACGTGCAGCTCATTGGCACAGACTCTCAGGGTAATAAATTTAAGCTCTTATCTGAGCATCAGGTCACTTCTTCTGGCGACAGGGACCGGCCCAGACGGGTAAAACCAAAGTGTGCTCCACCTCCACCACCAGTGATGAGGCTCCTCCAAcagccagctgcctgcccagaTGCAGCAGAAGAGCTGAGCAATGTGGCGGGAGCGCAGCACGGACTGGAATCAGGCGAAGGGAGTAAGaaggcagcagcggcagcaccTGTTGGTGGAAAATCTGGGAGGCCCGTGATGCCTCCACCTCAAGTGCCTCTGTCATCGTCTTCCACTTCCCCAGTAAAAATGGCCAACGGCACAGCCGGCACAAAAGTAGCGCTAAGAAAGACCAAACAGGCAGCTGAGAAAATCTCCGCGGACAAAATCAGCAAGGAAGCACTGCTGGAGTGCGCAGATCTTCTCTCGAGTGCCATCGCCGAGCCGACACCAAACAGCCAGCTGGTGGACACAGGGCACCAGCTGTTGGATTACTGCTCAGGCTACGTGGACTGCATCCCGCATACACGCAACAAATTTGCCTTCCGGGAAGCCGTGAGCAAACTGGAACTCAGCCTGCAGGAACTGCAGGTGTCCTCAACAGCTGCTAGTGTCCCTGGGGCAAACCCCGTCCTTAATAACTTATTGTCATGTGTCCAAGAAATCAGCGATGTGGTGCAAAGGTAGCTACTGTCAAATCGGGGTAAGAGAAATACAcaccgggggggtgggggggacagggacactttttttcctgtactgatgctttcaaaaggaaagactGATACTTGAGTATGTGAAGTACCTCACATCACTGAGTTCTCCTCACGTTTACAGGttcatctcaaaaaaaatgGGGATGGAGAGGGTAGGTTAAAGCTGTAAGGGGCAGAACATCAAGGATTTGTCCCTACCTAGTCAGTCTGATCTGCTTGGTATGGCAAGGAAAGGCAGTTCCTTGCTCCTCCCTTGGAGAGGCAGGAGAATCAATGGCAGGTTCTCGCTCTGGGAAGGATGGTTTGATGTGTGATAGCTGGAGTACTGGAGTGGCTGCAGGCCACTCGGCTGTACGGCTCCTCCCCTGTCTGCACTAACACACGCTTTGGCCTCCTGAcaaggcagaggaaaggcacGGGGGCTCTGTTAGTACCAACTGCCGAGCAGTCCAAGCTGGAGTAGCTCTGAAGGGGGAGGTCGCGTGCGGTTGGGGGAAAGGTCTAATGCACTGACAGTAttcagagctgctggaggtggATGCACTAGCCCAGATGGCTTACTTCCACAGCGCTGTTGCTGCTGTAATGAGAACTGCAAAAAATCAGTTAATATATGAAACTAccccttttccctcctgtcCTCCTCATCCACCATGCGTTCTCACCTTCATTGTCTTGGAAGCATCAGGGATGCTGGGCAGACTTACCACTGGaatccctccttccccaccacaCAGCCTTCACTCAGTTGATACCTATTTCTAGTGGTCTAGCACGGGTGCTGCTTGATGGTCTTTTGTGAGTAGTTTGGAGCTCTTGCACAACTTGCCAATGTTGTTattggggtgggtgggtgggttgtttggttggtttttgttttaaagctctAGATTGTTTTTCACTCGTTACCAGGTTGACTCCCCAATTCAGTTTCATCTGCTTGAGGACCCATGGTAGGTAAGGCAGAGGCTTTGCCAGCTCTGGCTGCTCTCCACATTCCTTCAGCAGTCACAGAACTGTGGGGCCAGCTGGAGAGCCAGAAAGTACAGCCTGGCCTGCCCACCATGCGCCTCGCTGCTGCAGGAGTCCCTGGACCAGTCCCTACTCCTGGCATAACAGTAACACATCATGCTGATGGCTTCCTGGGATTTTTCTAGTGCTTACCTGTCTTGCAGGCTTTCAGCTTTCGTGCGTACGAAGGTGACTAGGTATGTCAGCACACGGGGGGAATCAtagccatcttttttttttttttaacttagtcCTCTATTTTAAAGGCTAGACCAGAATCTCATGCTGTGGTGTAGGGAACACGCACATATACTGCGCACTCCTCTGCCTAAGATGTGACAAAAGTGTTATGGCTCTGCCTCCGAGACCTCCCGCTGTGTCATGGCCTCTGGTGCCTACTGACAATCCCAGAATGAAAGCAGTTGCGTGGTTGAAGTTGTCTTCCTTGGTCCTAGTGCTGTTTGTAGACTGTTGTGGCCTCAAAAAGCCGGTCATCTGCGTATACGCACAACTCCCTGAGATGTACTGGCAAGTAGGAAGACCTCAACTAACCGTTGGtttgagagaggaagaaaacagtccTGATACCTGGCTCCAAATACACGTTACCCTGCATGCTGCTGCTCACTTCACACTGTTGGTGATGATAGAGGATCTGGCTTGCTTTGCAccttaaatcttttatttttggctaaaatgcttttttaaacttgtttttttaaagcgtGACTGTGCTGCTTTTAGTTTGAGCATTTAGAGTTGAGCTGGGGCACAGGTGTGAATTTAGAAGATGGGCACTTCCATTTCTGTCTAGAAGCATCGCCCTGTTGACGCTTGGAAGTAGGCTGGGCGGACTCGGTGAGTGTCCCTGGTTTTTTCCATAGAGCACAGCGAGACAGTGGCTTGAAAAATCTTTAGAAATGGGCTGGTGTCTGAGAATTCTCATTTTACTACTGGTCTGTGGTACACAAAGTTGTGTCACGATGCATGAATGTGCACCAGTAGAGCAGTACGTGAGGTAAAATGGACCACGTGAGCTACGCTGTCCAAGTAAGCGAAATGGTgaataaaaaaagcaacccCCTCCACCCTAACTGATTGAAGTGAATTAATTATTCCTATGAGTCAGTTTTACTCCAGTGAGCTAGAACCTAAGTGGAGACAAATGGAAGTACAGCGTGGGTTACTCATCCTGACTTAGCAGCACCAAGCCCACCCAACAAAGCCTGCTGTCTAGTTCTGCGATAGGATTTTCGGCTCTCCTGCAGCCCTCTTTCAGCCGTAAGGCAGAGTACCAAATCGTTATCTTGTAGACTTTACTGAAGGCTTTTTGCGGTTTACCTTATCTCTTTTGGTCATCTTTATTGAAGGTGTACATAGTTGCACACCAAACTAACCTGCCTTTGGAAAAGTGacctgcagaaggaagaagagaaggcttgtgATAGTGCTTCACACAGCTTTTTAAACAATCAAAAGGGTTAAAAAGGTATGGGAGCTTTCTTCGGGGCAGAAAGGCAGGTCTTGTTTGCCCTGGCAGACAATCGTGTGGTTTCATCATTGTACTCCTACTCAGCCTAGGACAAACGGACTGAAACTGAAGTGATTCTCAGGGGAAAGGTATTATAACCAGAAAATGTTAAGGCTGTTAGTCCAGTTCTGatgagtattttgaaagaagccttttttttttttcccctccctgaaTACCAGTCTTCCAGAAAAGCTCCAGCAAAAGTGATAGAAGAGCAAACAATTCTTGGAATTTCTAACTATTAAAACTCCCCTCTTTCAACCCTTTCTGAAGAAACTAACAGTGCCCCAACAAAGGACTggtttctcctcccctcctggcAGAGGCGATGGGCAGTAACTGTCAAAGCAGCCATCTGCTTTTAGCGTCACAGAACGGCcgaggctggaagggacccacggAAGCCATCTGCTCCAACCCCcagctcaagcagggccacctccAGCCGCCACCCAGGACCACATCCCGGGCTTTttagtatctccaaggatggagactccacaacctctgcGGGCAGCACAGAAGCCTGTTCCGTTCTGATCCCTCCAGTGGAGGGAAAACGTGGGACAGTGGAAGTCAGGGATTTGCCTGTCATCACTCCTACGGCAGGCGTTTTCTTTGCTCTTACCTATTGTCTTACATCAGGTAGGTAGATGGTGGCAGAGGTAGTGCTGACTCGACActagggttgttttttccccaaataggAAGCTGCagaattgctgctgcttctgctgcccaACAGTGATTCCCAAGCTGGAAttctcccctgccctctcccaggAGAGCAAAAGGAAGGTATCTGGGAAAGCTGGTTCTGCTGTAAAGCACTGTTAGGTTGTTCTTCCTGCCACAGCTGCTCTCCTGAAATTGTTACCATTCCTTCTCCCTTTTGCTAGGTTTGACTTTCTGTTCAGCCTTAAAGGTCTCTGCGGGAGCAGGTTCTCTGCTCTCAGCCTTGCACAGTGTGTTCAAAGTAACCTAAGGATGGAGAAGCCCCGTTACTGGTCCCAGTGAAGAGCACTTCTTGCTCCACTGTTCGGGGTAGGGGACAAGGCACAAACTCCTGTTGTGTTTCCTTTCCTCACCCTGTCAGAAGGCCTTGTGGGGTAAAGATGCAATTGCAGCCAGGCTCTCTCACTTGCACTAGTATGGGCTAGGCTTTAAGGTAGTCTTTGCAACAGGGGATGGCATCACATAGGGCCTGGTAACGCCAAGCACAAAGCATGCGCTCACACCAGTGAGTTGCCGTGGGGCACTTTCTCTCCCTCGCTACTGTGGGCAACTAGCCGACTCACAGGTGcaattctcctttcttcctgcacTGTACACTGTTTGAACCCCAGAAGTGGTGCACTCAGCTGTCTGACTGGCAGCGCTTTGATTTAATCCTATTTTTCATTAGTGCGGACAGGGGTGAAACTGAATTAAGAGTCTGGGTCAAATTTAGCTGCTGGGAAAGTGGAATGGAATGGAGCAGCGCTGCTGATGCAGAACACAgttgggaaggggggggggctCTCTGTTCCCATCCTCCCACAGGGCATTTCTCCTGAGCACTGCTGGCCTTGTGTCAGCGAGACACAAACACACGTGTGTTGACATCCCGTCAGGTGTGCTTATGCAAGAGTTTTATGGCACACCGCTCTCTGCAGGCAGCGGGAACTAAACCCCACAGCGTGGGGCAATAGCTGCCCCAAAACTGCTGCGTTAACAGAGCGGGTAGGATGGGTTACACCGTGCGGTCATCGAGTAAGGAAATCCAAACCCTGACGTCCGTACCGCTTACCTGCGGCAGGCTTTCCCCAGCAGCTGAGGCGC is a window of Balearica regulorum gibbericeps isolate bBalReg1 chromosome 8, bBalReg1.pri, whole genome shotgun sequence DNA encoding:
- the ABL2 gene encoding tyrosine-protein kinase ABL2 isoform X2, whose product is MIVGTVLFQSSSYGKEGKLLCCLGEEASEHGTLSFTEALHRPYGCDVEPQALNEAIRWSSKENLLGATESDPNLFVALYDFVASGDNTLSITKGEKLRVLGYNQNGEWSEVRSKNGQGWVPSNYITPVNSLEKHSWYHGPVSRSAAEYLLSSLINGSFLVRESESSPGQLSISLRYEGRVYHYRINTTSDGKVYVTAESRFSTLAELVHHHSTVADGLVTTLHYPAPKCNKPTVYGVSPIHDKWEMERTDITMKHKLGGGQYGEVYVGVWKKYNLTVAVKTLKEDTMEVEEFLKEAAVMKEIKHPNLVQLLGVCTLEPPFYIVTEYMPYGNLLDYLRECNREEVSAVVLLYMATQISSAMEYLEKKNFIHRDLAARNCLVGENHVVKVADFGLSRLMTGDTYTAHAGAKFPIKWTAPESLAYNTFSIKSDVWAFGVLLWEIATYGMSPYPGIDLSQVYDLLEKGYRMEQPEGCPPKVYELMRACWKWNPPDRPSFAETHQAFETMFHDSSISEEVAEELGRTASSSSIVPYLPRLPMLPSKTRTLKKQAENKENIEGTQDTVEHSASSSAPGFIRSTQPPSGSPALPRKQRDKSPSSLLEDAKETTFTRDRKGGFFSSFMKKRNAPTPPKRSSSFREMENQPHKKYELTGNFSSVASLQHVDGFSFAPTQQDASLAPPKCYGGGFVQRTFYSDDGTGTSSGGGVSTGGGWSGITGFFTPRLIKKTLGLRAGKPTGNEEASKPFPRSNSTSSMSSGLPEQDRMAMTLPRNSQRSKIQLERTVSTSSQPDESTGRANDLLPKRFEEGPALTRERPKAKLLPRGATALPFRTPSGLEEKEGPGLAAAPKGKEKNSVPRQGALEDGERPGWSSPVKAAAILPTTHNHKVPVLISPTLKHCPADVQLIGTDSQGNKFKLLSEHQVTSSGDRDRPRRVKPKCAPPPPPVMRLLQQPAACPDAAEELSNVAGAQHGLESGEGSKKAAAAAPVGGKSGRPVMPPPQVPLSSSSTSPVKMANGTAGTKVALRKTKQAAEKISADKISKEALLECADLLSSAIAEPTPNSQLVDTGHQLLDYCSGYVDCIPHTRNKFAFREAVSKLELSLQELQVSSTAASVPGANPVLNNLLSCVQEISDVVQR
- the ABL2 gene encoding tyrosine-protein kinase ABL2 isoform X5, yielding MIVGTVLFQSSSYGKEGKLLCCLGEEASEHGTLSFTEALHRPYGCDVEPQALNEAIRWSSKENLLGATESDPNLFVALYDFVASGDNTLSITKGEKLRVLGYNQNGEWSEVRSKNGQGWVPSNYITPVNSLEKHSWYHGPVSRSAAEYLLSSLINGSFLVRESESSPGQLSISLRYEGRVYHYRINTTSDGKVYVTAESRFSTLAELVHHHSTVADGLVTTLHYPAPKCNKPTVYGVSPIHDKWEMERTDITMKHKLGGGQYGEVYVGVWKKYNLTVAVKTLKEDTMEVEEFLKEAAVMKEIKHPNLVQLLGVCTLEPPFYIVTEYMPYGNLLDYLRECNREEVSAVVLLYMATQISSAMEYLEKKNFIHRDLAARNCLVGENHVVKVADFGLSRLMTGDTYTAHAGAKFPIKWTAPESLAYNTFSIKSDVWAFGVLLWEIATYGMSPYPGIDLSQVYDLLEKGYRMEQPEGCPPKVYELMRACWKWNPPDRPSFAETHQAFETMFHDSSISEEVAEELGRTASSSSIVPYLPRLPMLPSKTRTLKKQAENKENIEGTQDTVEHSASSSAPGFIRSTQPPSGSPALPRKQRDKSPSSLLEDAKETTFTRDRKGGFFSSFMKKRNAPTPPKRSSSFREMENQPHKKYELTGLPEQDRMAMTLPRNSQRSKIQLERTVSTSSQPDESTGRANDLLPKRFEEGPALTRERPKAKLLPRGATALPFRTPSGLEEKEGPGLAAAPKGKEKNSVPRQGALEDGERPGWSSPVKAAAILPTTHNHKVPVLISPTLKHCPADVQLIGTDSQGNKFKLLSEHQVTSSGDRDRPRRVKPKCAPPPPPVMRLLQQPAACPDAAEELSNVAGAQHGLESGEGSKKAAAAAPVGGKSGRPVMPPPQVPLSSSSTSPVKMANGTAGTKVALRKTKQAAEKISADKISKEALLECADLLSSAIAEPTPNSQLVDTGHQLLDYCSGYVDCIPHTRNKFAFREAVSKLELSLQELQVSSTAASVPGANPVLNNLLSCVQEISDVVQR